The DNA window AAATTCGAACGCACAGCAATATCGACAGGAACATCTGACGGCATCAATATTCAAGTCAACAGTGGTATCGACAAGAATGCAAAACTACGTGGCGCATCAGTAAAAAAATAACGACAACTTAATATTTCGACGATGAAACGCATCATATATTCCCTCCTCCTTACGGTCGGGATATCACAGACAGTGATGGCTGACGCATGGAGTCTTGACAGCTGCGTGAACTACGCACTCAGCCACAATCTCAATATCAAAAATGCAGAAATCAGCCGAATGCAAAGCGAACTGTCTGTCACGGAAGCCAAGGACGGATTTCTACCACAGCTTTCAGCCGGAGCAGGCCAGAACTGGAGCTTCGGCCGAGGTCTCACATCGGCCAACACCTATGCCAATCGCAACACCTCGTCATTTTCATGGAACGTACAGATGTCGCTGCCGATATTTCAGGGTCTACGCAACATCCGCCAGCTACGTTACGCCCAATCAAGCCTCAGCATGGCTGAAATGCAGGCAGAAGCCTCACGCGACGAAGTTCGTCTGAGCGTCATCACCTCCTATCTGCAAGTCCTTTTCAACAAAGAGATTCTTGAAGTTAGCCGCGAGCAGCTCCGTCTGTCAAACGTCCAGCTCGAACGCCAGCGGGCATTGCTTGAAGGCGGCAAAGTCCCAGAAGTAGACGTAATCCAAGCCAAGGCACAGGTGGCTCAGAATGAAGTGCAGGTGGTCAATTCCGAAAACGACTATACGACCTCGATTATCGAGCTCGCCAAGCTTCTTGAGCTTGACAATCTCGCAGGATTCGACGTAATGCCTATCGACGATGACACAATGGCGCTCCTAAACGCCGAGGAGGTATATCGCAACGCTCTTTCCAATTATCCGGCTATTTCGGCCGCACGTCAGGCTATCAAAGTGGCCGATGACGGTATTACATTGGCAAAAAGCGGTTATCTCCCTACGCTTAGTTTCAATGCCGGACTCGGAAGCAGTTACTATACGGTTTCAGGTGACGATACCAAGAAGTTCAGCTCTCAGATGAGAGATAATTTCTCTAAAAATCTTGGATTTTCGCTCAATATTCCGATTTTCGATGCCTTTTCGACACGCAATCAGATCCGTCAGGCAAAAGTCAGAAAACTTTCAGCTCAAATCCAGCTCGAACAGCAGCAAAGCGAACTGCACCGCGCCATCCGTCTTGCCTATCAACAGGCTGTAGGTGCAGAGAAAAAATATGAAGCAGGAAAAATTGCTGTCGACGCTTCAAAAGCAGCCCTTGACGCAATGACCGAAAAATATACCTATGGCAAAGCAAACGCAACCGAATGGGAACAGACCCAATCAGACTACATAACCACTCTTGCCCAACAGGTTCAGGCCAAATATGAGCTTATACTCAGAAACAAAGTACTACAGTTCTATAACAGGCAATAGCATTTGGCAATTAAACATGGCAACGGCTCTTCTGAAGCATATACCGGAAGAGCCGTTGCCATGTTTGAATTATAATATTTCGTCCAGCCGAAATACCATCACAGGAAATTACCCAATTCCACGAAAAAGGTCACTTCTTCTTTCGTGGGCGGTGAGTTGACCAGTAATGGAAATCGCACTGCGATTCGACATCCGATTCTATATCGTCGGGCAGAGCTGCAAAAAAGTCATGTCCGGTAAGGGCTTCGACCGAATCAATCGTAACAGCACAAGCCTGCATGCCGCCTTCAACTTTCCCGTTAGGCATTATAAATCCGATGCCACGCGCAGGAGTGGTGTAGGGAGATATAATGACTTTGAAAAACTTACGCGGGACATACACTCGCGAGTCACCGATATATTCAATAGGCTTACCATCAATGACCGGGCCACAGACAATATAGATTGCGCTGTCTGCTTCAGCCCATTGACGGCATTTTTCCTCAAGATTTTTCCAGCTGCCGGCATTGAGCGTCTTGACCTGAGGACAGATATTGGTCATATAGAATGTCTGCGACATTGCCTCCTTATCCCAGCGCATGTCACCGGCAGGTGCCATGTGGCCACGGTCATAGCCTGAATAGCTATAATCCCATGTCTCGGCGCTACCCTCCATCTCCGGGTCGGCTGAAAATTTATTTGAGCGCGCTACATTGCCGTCAGTCTCATCTGCAGTGAGTTCCCATGATACCCAGTTCGGGATATGATACTGAGGATTGAACGAAAGATCCATACCTTTATAGCTTTTGACCACCTCCTTTAGTGAAGGATTCGTCTTAACTGCCATAAGGTTGCCATACTCTCCATGAGCCACATTGACGACATCTGTCTGCTGCTCCTTCCCGTCAAGTTTCTCACCGAGATAGGCACACGCGGCTACAAGAGCCAGCACTAATAACGTACGATACAACTTATTTGGAGTCGATGTCTTTTTCTTTTTTCTTTTTCTCTTTGTTGCCATTTTTTAATCACATTCTTATAACACGCCAAGGCCACGACTAACATTCTGCCTGGCAGCCATTAAAAGTCCAGCCGATTAATAACCGCACCAATCTCGGCAGCATCGGCCACAGAAATGCCGGTTCCGATAGGAAGGCTGACAATTTCATCAGCGAGACGCTCCGTGACAGTAAGCGGCCCATGTGCAAGTGTCGCATAGCACGGTTGAAGATGCGGGGGCACTGCATAGTGCACATCCGTCCCTATACCTTCTTTCTCCATTTCTCTCATAAAACTTCCCCGGCGGTCAGCAGGGACTCTGATAACATACTGATGCCACACACAGTCGTTGACCTCGTTTGTCATCATCGGCAGAATCACGTCCTGACGATCGATTGTCCGACGATAGGCCAATGCTCGTGCAAAACGGTCGGCATTCTCTGCATTAATGTGTGGGAGTTTCACCCGGAGCATTGCTGCCTGAATCGGGTCAAGACGGCAATTGAATCCACAGTAGATGTTGTGATACCTGCGGTCAGAACCATAGTTGGCAAGCGAGCGAACAGTGCGTGCAAGCTCTTCGTCGTGTGTCAATACAGCACCTGCATCACCGAGAGCGCCTACATTTTTTGTAGGATAAAAACTTATACCGGCCGCATCACCGAGCGCGCCTGCATAACGGGATTCATGAAATCCGGCTGAAAGAGTCCGCGCACCGAGAGCCTGGGCGCAATCTTCAATCACTTTCAGACTGTGACGACGTGCTACTCTGACAAGGGTATCGTCCCAAGACACACGTCCGTAGAGATGTACGGTCATTATCGCGCGCGTGCGGTCAGTGACGGCCTGTTCAAGAAGGTCTGTGTCAATATTCATCGTGCGCTCGTCAATATCAACAGGCACAGGGGTCAGTCCGGCATCGCTTATTGCAAGCACAGATGCAATATATGTATTGGCGGGATAGATAACCTCGTCACCGTCATGAAAAACTCCCATTTCCTTATATGCCCTTAATATAAGCCTGAGCGCATCAAGGCCATTGCTTACACCGATAGCGAAAGGCGCGCCGGTATATGACGACAAATCTCTTTCAAAAGCTTCGACTTCCGGGCCTCCTATGTAACGCCCGCTGCGAATCACACGCTCTGCCGCTGCGACAAGCTCATCGGCATAAGGTTCGTTCACCCTGCCTAAATCAAGAAACGGATACTTTAGATTCATATTCGTCTGTCACTTTCGACTGCAAGGCGTTTGAATTCCTCATAGTCACGGATATATTCATCAGGATCATAAAGGATAGAGGTCATCACAAGGCAAACGCTGCCAGATGCAAAATTGTCGAGTGTACGCCAATAGCCCGGTGGAATATACAGTCCTTCAAACGGACGGTTAAGCGTATATGTCATCCATGTAAACCCGTCATAAAGATTCACGTTGAAACACCCGTTCACAGCCACAAGCAACGATTTGGCTTCCTTATGCGAATGACCTCCACGTGCTTCTCCGGCAGGGACATCATAGGTCCAGTAGCATCTGGCAATTTCAAAAGGTATCTGGTCATTGTCCTGCACAAATGTAAGACTTCCACGAGGGTCATATATCCGTGGAAGCTGTATCAGACAAGGCTTGTCAATATCCATAGATCAAAATGTATTATATATTATGGTATGATTATGCTACAAAGGTAGTGAATTATGGCTTGTGACGAATCATGAATTCAAGAAAATCGCATCTTATGTTGTAAAACACATGTTTCAGACGCACAAAAACGAAAATTAATTACTATTTTGCGGTCGATTTCAAAAAACTCTCACAAAGGGGAAACGGAAATCCAATAAAAAATCTCTCCTAAAACATTAAACCATTCTTCTTACCTAAAAACTAAACCGAAACTAATATGAAGGTCTACCAAACTAACGAGATTAAAAACATCGCCTTGCTCGGTAGCAAAGGCTCTGGTAAAACCACACTTGCTGAAGCTATGCTTTACGAGTGTGGAGTTATAAAACGTCGCGGTACGATCGAAGCGAAAAACACCGTGAGCGATTCATTCCCCGTCGAGAAAGAATACGGCTACAGTGTATTCTCGACGGTTTTCTATGCTGAATTCCTCAACAAAAAACTAAATGTAATTGACTGTCCGGGAGCTGACGACTTCGTAGGCAATGCTATTACCGCACTGAATGTGACCGACACAGGTGTGATATTAATCAATTCACAATACGGTGTGGAAGTCGGCACTCAGAACATATTCCGCACCACCCAGTCGCTCAAGAAACCTGTGATTTTCGCTCTCAACCAGCTTGACGGTGAAAAAGCAGACTATGAAAACGTCATGGAACAGATGCGCGAGCATTTCGGAAATAAGATCGTGGCGATTCAATATCCTATCCAGTGCGGACCCGGATTCAACGCTATGATCGACGTTCTCCTCATGAAGAAATATTCATGGGGGCCTGACGGCGGAACTCCGACCATTGAAGACATCCCTGCTGATGAAAAGGAAAAAGCGCTTGAACTTCATCAGGCTCTCGTCGAGGCAGCAGCCGAAAACGACGAAACTCTTATGGAAAAATTCTTTGACCAAGGCCACCTGAGTGAAGACGAAATGCGTGAAGGTATACGCAAAGGTCTGGTAGACCGCTCGATATATCCTGTCTTCTGTGTGAGTGCAGCCAAAGACATGGGCGTACGCCGCATGATGGAATTCCTCGGTAACGTCGTTCCCTTCGTTGAAGAAATGTCTGCTCCTGAAACTACAGATGGTGTAACAGTAAAGCCTGACAGCAACGGTCCTCTGTCGCTATATTTCTTCAAGATTACGGTCGAACCGCATATCGGTGAAGTCAGCTACTTCAAAGTAATGTCTGGAACTCTCACTCCCG is part of the Duncaniella dubosii genome and encodes:
- a CDS encoding sugar 3,4-ketoisomerase, coding for MDIDKPCLIQLPRIYDPRGSLTFVQDNDQIPFEIARCYWTYDVPAGEARGGHSHKEAKSLLVAVNGCFNVNLYDGFTWMTYTLNRPFEGLYIPPGYWRTLDNFASGSVCLVMTSILYDPDEYIRDYEEFKRLAVESDRRI
- a CDS encoding DNA/RNA non-specific endonuclease, encoding MATKRKRKKKKTSTPNKLYRTLLVLALVAACAYLGEKLDGKEQQTDVVNVAHGEYGNLMAVKTNPSLKEVVKSYKGMDLSFNPQYHIPNWVSWELTADETDGNVARSNKFSADPEMEGSAETWDYSYSGYDRGHMAPAGDMRWDKEAMSQTFYMTNICPQVKTLNAGSWKNLEEKCRQWAEADSAIYIVCGPVIDGKPIEYIGDSRVYVPRKFFKVIISPYTTPARGIGFIMPNGKVEGGMQACAVTIDSVEALTGHDFFAALPDDIESDVESQCDFHYWSTHRPRKKK
- a CDS encoding DegT/DnrJ/EryC1/StrS family aminotransferase, encoding MNLKYPFLDLGRVNEPYADELVAAAERVIRSGRYIGGPEVEAFERDLSSYTGAPFAIGVSNGLDALRLILRAYKEMGVFHDGDEVIYPANTYIASVLAISDAGLTPVPVDIDERTMNIDTDLLEQAVTDRTRAIMTVHLYGRVSWDDTLVRVARRHSLKVIEDCAQALGARTLSAGFHESRYAGALGDAAGISFYPTKNVGALGDAGAVLTHDEELARTVRSLANYGSDRRYHNIYCGFNCRLDPIQAAMLRVKLPHINAENADRFARALAYRRTIDRQDVILPMMTNEVNDCVWHQYVIRVPADRRGSFMREMEKEGIGTDVHYAVPPHLQPCYATLAHGPLTVTERLADEIVSLPIGTGISVADAAEIGAVINRLDF
- a CDS encoding TolC family protein, translated to MKRIIYSLLLTVGISQTVMADAWSLDSCVNYALSHNLNIKNAEISRMQSELSVTEAKDGFLPQLSAGAGQNWSFGRGLTSANTYANRNTSSFSWNVQMSLPIFQGLRNIRQLRYAQSSLSMAEMQAEASRDEVRLSVITSYLQVLFNKEILEVSREQLRLSNVQLERQRALLEGGKVPEVDVIQAKAQVAQNEVQVVNSENDYTTSIIELAKLLELDNLAGFDVMPIDDDTMALLNAEEVYRNALSNYPAISAARQAIKVADDGITLAKSGYLPTLSFNAGLGSSYYTVSGDDTKKFSSQMRDNFSKNLGFSLNIPIFDAFSTRNQIRQAKVRKLSAQIQLEQQQSELHRAIRLAYQQAVGAEKKYEAGKIAVDASKAALDAMTEKYTYGKANATEWEQTQSDYITTLAQQVQAKYELILRNKVLQFYNRQ